The following DNA comes from Mycobacterium sp. MS1601.
GGTTCGATCTGGACCTGATCGTGCACGCCGGGGCCGGGGCCTACATCTGCGGTGAGGAGACCGCGCTGCTGGACTCCCTGGAAGGCCGCCGCGGCCAACCCCGTTTGCGCCCACCGTTTCCTGCCGTCGCAGGCCTGTACGCCTGCCCGACGGTGATCAACAATGTCGAGTCGCTGGCGAGCGTCCCACCGATCCTGGTCAACGGTGTCGAGTGGTTCACCGCAATGGGTTCAGACGACAGCCCCGGGTTCACGTTGTACTCGTTGTCCGGCCACGTGACACAACCCGGTCAATACGAGGCCGAACTGGGCATCACACTGCGGGAGCTCCTGGATCATGCCGGGGGTGTACGCGCCGGGCACGAGTTGAAGTTCTGGACCCCCGGCGGGTCCTCGACGCCGCTGCTGACCGCCGACCATCTCGACGTGCCACTGGATTACGAGGGTGTGGCCAAAGCGGGGTCGATGCTGGGCACCAAAGCTCTGCAGATCTTCGACGAGACCACCTGCGTGGTGCGCGCCGTGCGCCGCTGGATCCAGTTCTACGCCCACGAATCGTGCGGCAAATGCACCCCCTGCCGCGAAGGCACCTACTGGTTGACCCAGATCTATCAAGGCCTGGAAGAGGGAACGGGAACAGCCGAGGATCTGCAGACCCTGCTCGATATTGCGGACACCATGCTGGGGAAGTCGTTCTGTGCCTTGGGAGATGGGGCGACCAGTCCGATCACGTCCTCGCTGAGGCATTTCCGCGACGAGTACGAGGCCCACCTGGGCGGTGGGTGTCCCTTCGACCCCGCTGCCTCCACCCTGTTCGCCGCCGAGGAGGTGCCCGCGTGACCGTCACCGAACCGGAGCGCCAGACCCCTACCGTCGAGATGGTGTCGCTGACCATCGACGACACGCCTATCTCGGTACCCAAGGGCACCTTGGTGATCCGCGCTGCCGAACTGCTCGGGGTGCAGATCCCCCGCTTCTGCGACCATCCCCTGCTCGACCCGGTGGGCGCCTGCCGGCAGTGCCTGGTGGAAGTCGAAGGCCAACGCAAACCCATGGCGTCGTGTACCACCACGGTGTCCCCCGACATGGTGGTGCGCACGCAACTCACCAGCCCCTCCGCCGACAAGGCGCAGCACGGCGTGATGGAACTGCTGCTGATCAACCACCCGCTGGACTGTCCGGTGTGCGACAAGGGCGGCGAATGCCCCCTACAAAACCAGGCGATGGTGTCAGGACGCTCCGAATCACGATTCGACAAGGTGAAACGCACGTACCCGAAGCCGATCCCGTTGTCACCGCAGGTGTTGTTGGATCGGGAACGCTGTGTGCTGTGCGCCCGCTGCACCCGCTTCTCCACCCAGATCGCCGGCGATCCGTTCATCGAATTGCTCGAACGCGGCGCCCTGCAGCAGGTCGGCATCGCCACCGGTGAACCGTTCGATTCGTACTTCTCCGGCAACACCGTCCAGATTTGCCCCGTGGGCGCGCTGACCGGCTCCGCCTACCGCTTCCGGGCCCGGCCCTTCGACCTGGTGTCCACCCCCAGCGTGTGCGAACACTGCGCGTCGGGCTGCGCGCAACGCACCGACCACCGCCGCGGCACCGTCCTGCGTCGGCTGGCCGGCGATGATCCGGACGTCAACGAGGAATGGAACTGCGACAAAGGCCGCTGGGCCTTCGCCTACCCCCGCACCGACGACCGCATCCTCACCCCCCTCATCCGTCACAACGGCCAACTGCAACCCGCATCCTGGCCCGAGGCCATTGCCGCGGCGGCAACCGGACTCGCGGGCGCTGCCGGTGTGCTCACCGGCGGACGTGCCACCGTCGAGGACGCCTACTCCTACAGCGAGTTCGCCCGGAAAGCGCTGCACACCAATGACATCGACTTCCGAATCAGAGCGCATTCGGACGAGGAGCTGGAGTTCCTCGCCACCCGGGTTGCCGGACACGCCATGGAGGTCACCTACGCAGACCTCGAAGACGC
Coding sequences within:
- the nuoF gene encoding NADH-quinone oxidoreductase subunit NuoF translates to MPLVSVLTRHWKEPQSWTLTGYLRHAGYQALEKALALTPGEVITLVKESGLRGRGGAGFPTGVKWSFIPKDNNAPHYLVVNADESEPGTCKDIPLMYASPHALIEGAIIAAYAIRARHAFIYVRGEVVPVLRRLQQAVAEAYEAGYLGSDILGSGFDLDLIVHAGAGAYICGEETALLDSLEGRRGQPRLRPPFPAVAGLYACPTVINNVESLASVPPILVNGVEWFTAMGSDDSPGFTLYSLSGHVTQPGQYEAELGITLRELLDHAGGVRAGHELKFWTPGGSSTPLLTADHLDVPLDYEGVAKAGSMLGTKALQIFDETTCVVRAVRRWIQFYAHESCGKCTPCREGTYWLTQIYQGLEEGTGTAEDLQTLLDIADTMLGKSFCALGDGATSPITSSLRHFRDEYEAHLGGGCPFDPAASTLFAAEEVPA